From Saccharothrix espanaensis DSM 44229, the proteins below share one genomic window:
- a CDS encoding 3-oxoacyl-ACP synthase III family protein, with protein sequence MEHLRERTRPRGVGIRSIGRYLPDRVVSNADLERILLTRDDWIRENIGVRTRRMAADDQWTSDLGAAALLDACARAGVRPSEVDLVVCGTYTPDHMAPPTAMLVIDKSGAVGAAGFDVNSGACPGGVFALDVGAKYLASGQYRRVAVVLADVSTRTMDWKDPGPAVIFGDGAACYLLEPCTPGLGIGTTLLRSDPSAYQAVRVARERRTRRDGTRLSSGFGDNFSTLDGNAVHGLAVGEVPPFVEELLAAAGREVEDIDLFALHQANLYIVREIMAAIGVPMDRTVVNIEKYGNTSGASVPLVLREAEDTGRLSPGDQVVLAAFGSGFSMGAALVRWCGPEDFAPEEFAPEEFAPEKLAPEQFASTGIRS encoded by the coding sequence ATGGAGCATCTGCGCGAACGCACCCGACCGAGGGGCGTGGGCATCCGGTCGATCGGCAGGTACCTGCCCGACCGGGTCGTCAGCAACGCCGACCTCGAACGGATACTGCTCACCAGGGACGACTGGATCCGGGAGAACATCGGGGTGCGGACCCGGCGGATGGCCGCCGACGACCAGTGGACCTCCGACCTGGGCGCCGCCGCGCTGCTGGACGCCTGCGCCCGGGCGGGCGTGCGTCCGTCCGAAGTGGACCTGGTCGTGTGCGGCACCTACACCCCGGACCACATGGCGCCGCCCACCGCGATGCTCGTGATCGACAAGTCCGGGGCGGTGGGGGCGGCCGGGTTCGACGTGAACAGCGGCGCCTGCCCCGGTGGCGTGTTCGCCCTCGACGTGGGCGCCAAGTACCTGGCCTCCGGGCAATACCGCCGGGTCGCCGTGGTGCTGGCCGACGTCAGCACCAGGACGATGGACTGGAAGGACCCCGGCCCCGCGGTCATCTTCGGCGACGGCGCGGCCTGCTACCTGCTGGAGCCCTGCACGCCCGGACTCGGCATCGGCACGACGCTGCTGCGCAGCGACCCGTCGGCGTACCAGGCGGTGCGGGTCGCGCGCGAGCGGCGGACCCGCCGCGACGGCACCCGGCTGTCCAGCGGGTTCGGTGACAACTTCTCCACGCTGGACGGCAACGCGGTGCACGGTCTCGCGGTCGGCGAGGTGCCGCCGTTCGTCGAGGAGCTGCTCGCCGCCGCCGGGCGGGAGGTCGAGGACATCGACCTGTTCGCGCTGCACCAGGCGAACCTCTACATCGTCCGGGAGATCATGGCCGCCATCGGCGTGCCGATGGACCGGACGGTGGTCAACATCGAGAAGTACGGCAACACCTCCGGCGCGAGCGTGCCCCTCGTGCTCCGGGAGGCCGAGGACACCGGCCGGCTGTCCCCCGGCGATCAGGTGGTGCTCGCCGCGTTCGGCTCGGGCTTCAGCATGGGCGCCGCGCTGGTCCGCTGGTGCGGCCCAGAGGATTTCGCTCCAGAGGAGTTCGCACCAGAGGAGTTCGCACCGGAAAAGCTCGCGCCGGAGCAGTTCGCATCGACGGGGATCCGGTCGTGA
- a CDS encoding arylamine N-acetyltransferase family protein, which yields MEHVASPSRTATTAALPWHDYLRRIGHTGPLEPTAEYLRAVTTAHLHAVPYEFLDVLDGAVPDLEHTAAFDRVVRRRRGGTCLETTPLLGRFLRGVGFRARLVAAQMWRVGGEWWSRWDHLVLVVEAEGEDWLVDVGFLLHSPTEPLRLSGTPQADGGWRFRVVERDGYRTVLRSGVDDEWTPVYRFADEPLEIPDYAWIVDFHLTSEESPLSYTVLCSRVVPGGKLVVLGENFLRSLDGRDRTEFLADPADAEKALGEVLHGHPHLLAEAVGAWEKARADRRENKRKFI from the coding sequence TTGGAACACGTCGCTTCCCCGTCCCGCACCGCCACGACCGCAGCCCTGCCGTGGCACGACTACCTGCGGCGCATCGGCCACACCGGACCGCTGGAGCCGACCGCCGAGTACCTGCGCGCCGTGACCACCGCCCACCTGCACGCCGTGCCGTACGAGTTCCTCGACGTGCTCGACGGCGCCGTACCTGACCTGGAGCACACCGCCGCGTTCGACCGGGTGGTCCGCCGCCGGCGCGGCGGCACGTGCCTGGAGACCACTCCCCTGCTCGGCCGCTTCCTGCGCGGCGTCGGGTTCCGGGCGCGATTGGTGGCGGCCCAGATGTGGCGGGTCGGCGGCGAGTGGTGGTCGCGCTGGGACCACCTCGTGCTGGTCGTCGAGGCCGAGGGCGAGGACTGGCTGGTCGACGTCGGGTTCCTGCTGCACTCCCCGACCGAGCCGCTGCGACTCTCCGGCACGCCCCAGGCCGACGGCGGGTGGCGGTTCCGGGTGGTCGAGCGGGACGGCTACCGCACGGTGCTGCGCTCGGGCGTGGACGACGAGTGGACGCCGGTCTACCGCTTCGCCGACGAGCCGTTGGAGATCCCCGACTACGCGTGGATCGTCGACTTCCACCTCACCTCCGAGGAGTCCCCGCTGTCCTACACCGTGCTGTGCTCGCGGGTGGTGCCCGGCGGGAAGCTCGTCGTGCTGGGCGAGAACTTCCTGCGGTCGCTGGACGGCCGCGACCGGACGGAGTTCCTCGCGGACCCGGCCGACGCGGAGAAGGCGCTGGGCGAGGTGCTGCACGGGCACCCGCACCTGCTGGCCGAGGCGGTCGGCGCGTGGGAGAAGGCCAGGGCGGACCGCCGCGAGAACAAGCGGAAATTCATCTGA
- a CDS encoding PaaI family thioesterase has protein sequence MDSNAVADGGPEPTARWGRALPPHLVDRQLAVRMGIEIVSWDPDRMVGTMPVEGNQQPLGWLHGGANAVLAETLGSLAAGVHVASRGAVAGLELSCTHHRSVRRGVVTGVCTPLLLGDRVVTYQVSISDDRGRLTCTARLTCLVGKR, from the coding sequence ATGGACAGCAACGCCGTCGCGGACGGCGGCCCGGAGCCGACGGCCCGCTGGGGCCGGGCCCTGCCGCCGCACCTGGTCGACCGGCAGCTGGCCGTCCGCATGGGCATCGAGATCGTCTCGTGGGACCCCGACCGGATGGTCGGCACGATGCCCGTCGAGGGCAACCAGCAGCCGCTGGGCTGGCTGCACGGCGGGGCGAACGCCGTCCTCGCCGAGACCCTCGGCTCGCTGGCGGCCGGGGTCCACGTCGCCTCGCGCGGTGCCGTCGCGGGGCTCGAACTGTCCTGCACGCACCACAGGTCGGTCCGCCGGGGCGTCGTCACCGGGGTCTGCACCCCGTTGCTGCTGGGCGACCGGGTGGTGACCTACCAGGTGTCCATCAGCGACGACCGCGGCCGACTGACCTGCACCGCCCGGCTGACCTGCCTGGTGGGCAAGCGCTGA
- a CDS encoding flavin reductase family protein — protein MSTPAVRLPGGRSADPGEFRKVMGLFPTGVTVVTAGRGERTEAVTASAVASISLDPPLVLVSLRAAGRLPTAIDGAGGFAVNVLAADQERLSALFAARDRPRGVAALERLGGTVGASGHVVLPSAVLSLECRTEHRYPGGDHVLFLGRVLAVHAAEPVKAPLVHHRGAYHRLHHLSD, from the coding sequence ATGTCCACTCCAGCCGTGCGGCTGCCGGGCGGCCGGTCCGCCGACCCGGGGGAGTTCCGCAAGGTGATGGGGTTGTTCCCCACGGGCGTCACGGTGGTCACGGCGGGCCGGGGCGAGCGGACCGAGGCGGTGACCGCGAGCGCGGTGGCCTCGATCTCGCTCGACCCGCCGCTGGTGCTGGTGAGCCTGCGCGCCGCCGGGAGGCTGCCGACGGCGATCGACGGTGCGGGTGGTTTCGCGGTCAACGTCCTCGCCGCCGACCAGGAGCGCCTGTCCGCGCTGTTCGCGGCACGCGATCGGCCGCGCGGCGTGGCGGCCTTGGAACGCCTGGGCGGCACTGTCGGCGCGAGCGGCCACGTCGTGCTGCCCAGCGCCGTGCTCTCACTGGAGTGCCGGACCGAGCACCGCTATCCCGGCGGCGATCACGTGCTGTTCCTCGGCCGGGTCCTCGCCGTGCACGCGGCCGAGCCGGTCAAGGCGCCCCTGGTGCACCACCGGGGTGCCTACCACCGCCTGCACCACCTCAGCGACTGA
- the fabG gene encoding 3-oxoacyl-ACP reductase FabG, which yields MARSVLVTGGNRGIGLAVARKFAAHGDAVAVTHRGSGAPEGLLGVKCDVTDTDQVSRAFAEVAAVNGPVEVLVANAGITRDGLLMRMDDDQFLGVLDTNLGGAFRVARHAATDMVRRRGGRMVFLSSVAGLRGSPGQANYASSKAGLVGLARSLAREFGSRGITVNVVAPGLVDTDMTEQLSAQRKEQILADVPLGRSAAPEEVADAVFWLASPGAAYVTGAVLPVDGGLGMGH from the coding sequence ATGGCACGTTCCGTGCTGGTCACCGGGGGCAATCGCGGCATCGGTCTGGCCGTGGCCAGGAAATTCGCCGCGCACGGGGACGCGGTGGCCGTCACCCACCGGGGTTCCGGCGCCCCCGAGGGCCTGCTGGGCGTCAAGTGCGACGTGACCGACACCGACCAGGTGTCCCGGGCCTTCGCCGAGGTGGCGGCGGTCAACGGGCCGGTCGAGGTGCTGGTGGCCAACGCGGGCATCACCCGGGACGGCCTGCTGATGCGGATGGACGACGACCAGTTCCTCGGCGTGCTGGACACCAACCTCGGCGGCGCGTTCCGGGTGGCCCGGCACGCGGCCACCGACATGGTGCGGCGGCGCGGCGGGCGGATGGTGTTCCTGTCCTCGGTCGCCGGGCTGCGGGGATCACCGGGCCAGGCCAACTACGCGTCGAGCAAGGCGGGGCTGGTGGGCCTGGCCCGCTCGCTGGCCCGCGAGTTCGGGTCGCGCGGCATCACGGTGAACGTCGTCGCCCCGGGGCTGGTGGACACCGACATGACCGAGCAGCTCAGCGCGCAGCGCAAGGAGCAGATCCTGGCCGACGTGCCGCTGGGGCGCAGCGCCGCTCCGGAGGAGGTCGCCGACGCGGTCTTCTGGCTGGCTTCGCCGGGCGCGGCCTACGTGACCGGTGCGGTGCTGCCGGTGGACGGTGGTCTCGGGATGGGCCACTGA
- a CDS encoding MaoC/PaaZ C-terminal domain-containing protein, translating to MSAFSLADVEVGTELPELPELRITRALLVRFADASGDPNPIHLDPDAARAAGLSDVIAHGMLSMGFLGRLVTEWVPVADLLSFRVRFAAATPVGARIRCAAKVKDLAEHDGERRVRLSLTVRVVDGPVTVRGDALVRVAR from the coding sequence GTGAGCGCGTTCAGCCTGGCCGACGTGGAGGTCGGCACCGAGCTGCCGGAGCTGCCGGAGCTGCGGATCACCCGGGCGCTGCTGGTCCGGTTCGCGGACGCCTCGGGTGACCCCAACCCCATCCACCTCGACCCGGACGCGGCCCGCGCCGCGGGCCTGTCCGACGTCATCGCGCACGGCATGCTGTCCATGGGGTTCCTGGGCCGGCTGGTCACCGAATGGGTGCCGGTCGCCGATCTGCTGTCGTTCCGGGTGCGCTTCGCCGCCGCCACGCCGGTGGGTGCCCGGATCCGGTGCGCGGCCAAGGTCAAGGACCTGGCGGAGCACGACGGCGAGCGGCGGGTGCGGTTGTCGCTCACCGTCCGGGTCGTGGACGGTCCGGTCACCGTGCGGGGTGACGCGCTGGTCCGGGTGGCACGCTGA
- a CDS encoding FAS1-like dehydratase domain-containing protein gives MGSARLGSTSVDGGPTRERGQEIDRAFIGTRLAPFTVEVDRSEVASFAEVLGVGGGVFADLGVARAAKHPDLPVPPTFLFGLEFRNPSDVLTAMGVELRRVLHVEQGFVYHRTAYAGERLTFSTVITDIYGRGGMEFVVQDTAVTDTDGEPVADHHQIIAVRLSASVGEDR, from the coding sequence GTGGGTTCCGCACGGCTCGGCAGCACGTCGGTGGATGGCGGTCCGACGCGCGAAAGGGGGCAGGAGATCGACCGGGCGTTCATCGGCACGCGGCTCGCGCCGTTCACCGTGGAGGTGGACCGGAGCGAGGTGGCGTCGTTCGCCGAGGTGCTGGGTGTCGGCGGCGGGGTGTTCGCCGACCTCGGAGTCGCGCGGGCGGCGAAGCACCCGGATCTCCCGGTCCCGCCGACGTTCCTGTTCGGACTGGAGTTCCGGAACCCCTCGGACGTGTTGACCGCGATGGGGGTGGAGCTGCGCCGCGTGCTGCACGTCGAGCAGGGGTTCGTCTACCACCGCACCGCCTACGCCGGGGAGCGGCTGACTTTCTCCACGGTGATCACCGACATCTACGGGCGCGGCGGGATGGAGTTCGTCGTGCAGGACACGGCGGTGACCGACACCGACGGCGAGCCGGTCGCCGACCACCACCAGATCATCGCGGTCCGCCTCTCCGCGTCCGTCGGGGAGGACCGGTGA
- a CDS encoding class I adenylate-forming enzyme family protein, with the protein MAVPDEWWAGHGGYAARVLSALVADPDRVALHWRGRGVTAREVTDAVAGIADTLRRLDIGQGDVVGVMVAPNSPDMLTARYAAHLVGAAVCYVRSTNPGSADPVLSEEEQLRILLDTRARGLFTDTGNEDRAKRLVDRARGLVALVGFDLDPAGATAVASADRANLAPAAAWDPAALAVIGFTSGSTGRAKGISLQARAWESTVVATEESITEPDPAILVTTPLSHTVAPMADAVLARGGVVVLHEETRPGPVLDALRQHRITRTFVATPHLYELLDHSRTAPADLSSLRLLIYSGSPAAPARIAEAARAFGPVLVQGYGTSECGRITFLGPGDHFDETVLSSVGHPFPEIEVEVREPGSDRAVAVGETGEVCVRSPHVMREYWADPARTSRVLRDGWYRTGDIGRLDERGYLYLLDRIADVVKADGVKVYPAVVEREIQSIPGVAHAAVYGVRDEDNAEHVHAAIVLRPGARVGVDEVRERVRTALSAAHAPEHVRLLDALPLNGSGKPDKARLRGEELAARVPR; encoded by the coding sequence ATGGCTGTTCCGGACGAGTGGTGGGCAGGGCACGGCGGCTACGCCGCCCGCGTCCTGTCGGCACTGGTCGCCGACCCCGACCGGGTCGCCCTGCACTGGCGGGGACGCGGCGTCACCGCCCGCGAGGTGACCGACGCGGTCGCCGGGATCGCCGACACCCTGCGCCGGCTGGACATCGGGCAGGGGGACGTCGTCGGCGTGATGGTGGCGCCCAACAGCCCGGACATGCTCACCGCGCGCTACGCGGCCCACCTGGTCGGCGCCGCGGTCTGCTACGTGCGATCGACCAACCCGGGTTCCGCCGACCCCGTGCTGTCCGAGGAGGAGCAGCTGCGCATCCTGCTGGACACCCGGGCCCGCGGGCTGTTCACCGATACCGGGAACGAGGACCGCGCGAAGCGACTCGTGGACCGGGCGCGCGGCCTGGTCGCCCTGGTCGGCTTCGACCTGGACCCGGCGGGGGCCACGGCGGTGGCTTCCGCCGACCGGGCGAACCTCGCGCCGGCCGCCGCCTGGGACCCGGCGGCGCTCGCGGTGATCGGCTTCACCAGCGGCAGCACCGGCCGGGCCAAGGGCATCAGCCTCCAGGCCAGGGCATGGGAGAGCACGGTGGTCGCCACCGAGGAGTCGATCACCGAACCCGACCCCGCGATCCTGGTCACGACCCCGTTGAGCCACACGGTGGCGCCGATGGCCGACGCGGTGCTGGCCCGGGGCGGGGTCGTCGTCCTGCACGAGGAGACCCGGCCGGGGCCCGTGCTCGACGCCCTGCGGCAGCACCGGATCACGCGGACGTTCGTGGCCACCCCCCACCTGTACGAGTTGCTCGACCACAGCAGGACCGCGCCGGCCGACCTGTCGTCGCTGCGGCTGCTCATCTACAGCGGGTCGCCGGCGGCACCCGCGCGGATCGCGGAGGCGGCGCGCGCGTTCGGGCCGGTGCTGGTCCAGGGCTACGGGACCAGCGAGTGCGGCCGGATCACGTTCCTGGGCCCCGGCGACCACTTCGACGAGACGGTGCTGTCCAGCGTCGGCCACCCGTTCCCGGAGATCGAGGTCGAGGTGCGCGAACCGGGTTCCGACCGGGCGGTGGCCGTCGGCGAGACGGGCGAGGTGTGCGTGCGCTCCCCGCACGTGATGCGCGAGTACTGGGCCGACCCGGCGCGGACGTCCCGGGTGCTGCGCGACGGGTGGTACCGCACGGGCGACATCGGCCGGCTCGACGAGCGCGGCTACCTGTACCTGCTCGACCGGATCGCCGACGTGGTGAAGGCCGATGGCGTCAAGGTCTACCCGGCCGTGGTGGAACGCGAGATCCAGTCGATCCCCGGTGTCGCGCACGCCGCGGTCTACGGGGTCCGCGACGAGGACAACGCGGAGCACGTCCACGCCGCGATCGTGCTCCGCCCGGGAGCGCGGGTCGGCGTGGACGAAGTGCGCGAGCGGGTCCGCACCGCGCTGTCGGCCGCGCACGCACCCGAGCACGTGCGGCTGCTCGACGCGTTGCCGCTCAACGGATCCGGAAAGCCGGACAAGGCACGACTGCGCGGCGAGGAACTCGCCGCGCGGGTGCCCCGGTGA
- the hemA gene encoding 5-aminolevulinate synthase, whose protein sequence is MTNRHMDFFVREMADFGPRKREFLEIGRRAGLFPSAVARQGPDGTEAEISVWCSNDYLGMGQNPFVLEAIKDAVDAFGAGSGGSRNIGGTNHYHVLLEKELAALHGKEAALIFPSGYTANDGALSVLAGRAPDTVVFSDQLNHASIIDGLRHSGAEKRIFRHNDVAHLEELLATADPDRPKLVVAESVYSMSGDIAPLAQIAEVSHRYHATTFLDEVHAVGMYGPQGAGIAAREGLADRFTVFMGTLAKGFGTAGGYIAGPAALVDAVRSWSRSFIFTTSLPPATAAGALAAVRHLRSSEVERERLAANARLMHRLLTERRIPFISDQSHIIAVFVGEDQLCRQASALLLRRHGIYVQAINAPSVRTGEEILRVAPSATHTAGDVEKFVEALDGIWQELGIPTGPTAG, encoded by the coding sequence GTGACGAACCGGCACATGGACTTCTTCGTCCGCGAGATGGCGGACTTCGGCCCGCGGAAGCGGGAGTTCCTCGAGATCGGGCGCAGGGCGGGCCTGTTCCCCAGCGCGGTGGCGCGTCAGGGCCCGGACGGCACCGAGGCCGAGATCAGCGTCTGGTGCAGCAACGACTACCTCGGCATGGGGCAGAACCCGTTCGTCCTGGAGGCGATCAAGGACGCGGTCGACGCGTTCGGGGCCGGCTCCGGCGGTTCCCGCAACATCGGCGGGACCAACCACTACCACGTCCTGTTGGAGAAGGAGCTCGCGGCGCTGCACGGCAAGGAGGCCGCGCTGATCTTCCCGTCCGGCTACACCGCCAACGACGGCGCCCTGTCCGTTCTCGCGGGCCGCGCTCCGGACACGGTGGTCTTCTCCGACCAGCTCAACCACGCGTCCATCATCGACGGGCTGCGCCACAGCGGCGCCGAGAAGCGCATCTTCCGGCACAACGACGTGGCGCACCTGGAGGAACTGCTGGCCACCGCCGACCCGGACCGCCCCAAGCTGGTCGTAGCCGAGTCCGTGTACTCGATGTCGGGCGACATCGCGCCCTTGGCGCAGATCGCCGAGGTCTCGCACCGCTACCACGCCACGACGTTCCTCGACGAGGTGCACGCCGTGGGCATGTACGGGCCGCAGGGCGCGGGCATCGCCGCCCGTGAAGGACTGGCGGACCGGTTCACGGTCTTCATGGGCACGCTGGCCAAGGGCTTCGGCACCGCCGGCGGGTACATCGCCGGCCCGGCCGCGCTGGTGGACGCCGTTCGCAGCTGGTCGCGGTCGTTCATCTTCACCACCTCGCTGCCGCCCGCCACCGCCGCGGGCGCCCTGGCCGCCGTCCGACACCTCAGGTCGTCCGAGGTCGAGCGGGAACGGCTCGCGGCGAACGCGCGACTGATGCACCGCCTGCTGACCGAGCGGCGCATCCCGTTCATCTCCGACCAGTCGCACATCATCGCGGTGTTCGTCGGCGAGGACCAGTTGTGCCGCCAGGCCTCCGCGCTGCTGCTGCGGCGGCACGGGATCTACGTCCAAGCCATCAACGCGCCGAGCGTGCGGACCGGCGAGGAGATCCTCCGGGTCGCACCCTCGGCCACCCACACGGCCGGCGACGTCGAGAAGTTCGTGGAAGCGCTGGACGGCATCTGGCAGGAGCTCGGGATCCCCACCGGGCCGACTGCGGGATGA
- a CDS encoding long-chain-fatty-acid--CoA ligase, which yields MSVSLAAVLAESAARYPDRPAVVFESRKTSYRELWWWARKYAAVLRDHGIGRGDRVALLLPNSPHLPMAYFGVLALGAVVVPVHALSKADEIEHVLRDSGAAALVCAGSLLEQGGEAARRAGVPVFTVVADDGLRLDVAAGPAAPIERYAPCAPDDAAMVLYTSGTTGKPKGAVLTHLGVTMNITVTMLSPFDFRADDVLLGALPLFHIFGQVCGMCVCFRAGATLVLMPAFDAARAIELMAEHRCTVFMGVPTMYMALLRAMGTATVRPRLHRAYSGGQALPVKVLEDFEDRFGCPVYEGYGLTETSPVVAYNQPAWPRKPGTVGLPVWGVEVAIARADVDGRVELLPAGEVGEVVIRGHNVMAGYLNRPEATAEVLVDGWFRSGDLGRKDEDGYLSIVDRKKDVVLRGGYNVYPREVEEVLMRHPAVAQVAVIGVPHPTHGEEVCAVVLPAPGARPGADLGVEIETWSKARMAPYKYPRRVEFVDGFPLGVGGKVLKRELVARFAR from the coding sequence ATGTCCGTGTCGTTGGCGGCCGTGCTCGCCGAGTCCGCCGCCCGGTACCCGGACCGGCCGGCGGTGGTGTTCGAGTCGCGGAAGACGTCCTATCGGGAGCTGTGGTGGTGGGCGCGGAAGTACGCGGCGGTGCTGCGGGACCACGGGATCGGGCGCGGTGACCGGGTCGCGCTGCTGCTTCCGAACTCGCCACACCTCCCGATGGCGTACTTCGGCGTGCTGGCGTTGGGCGCGGTGGTGGTGCCGGTGCACGCGCTGTCCAAAGCAGACGAGATCGAGCACGTGCTGCGGGACTCCGGGGCCGCGGCGCTGGTCTGCGCCGGATCGCTGCTGGAGCAGGGCGGTGAGGCCGCCCGGCGTGCCGGCGTGCCGGTGTTCACCGTCGTGGCGGACGACGGGCTCCGGTTGGACGTGGCGGCCGGCCCTGCCGCTCCGATCGAACGGTACGCGCCGTGCGCGCCCGACGACGCGGCGATGGTCCTGTACACCTCGGGAACGACGGGCAAGCCCAAGGGCGCGGTGCTGACGCACCTGGGCGTCACGATGAACATCACCGTCACGATGCTGTCCCCGTTCGACTTCCGGGCCGACGACGTGTTGCTGGGCGCGCTGCCGCTGTTCCACATATTCGGCCAGGTCTGCGGCATGTGCGTGTGCTTCCGGGCCGGTGCCACCCTGGTGCTGATGCCGGCGTTCGACGCGGCGCGTGCGATCGAGTTGATGGCCGAGCACCGGTGCACGGTGTTCATGGGCGTCCCGACGATGTACATGGCGCTGTTGCGCGCCATGGGGACAGCGACGGTGCGCCCGCGCCTGCACCGCGCGTACTCGGGTGGGCAGGCACTGCCGGTGAAGGTCCTGGAGGACTTCGAGGACCGGTTCGGCTGCCCGGTCTACGAGGGGTACGGCCTGACCGAGACCTCGCCGGTGGTCGCCTACAACCAGCCTGCGTGGCCGAGGAAACCGGGCACCGTGGGGCTGCCGGTCTGGGGCGTCGAGGTGGCCATCGCCCGGGCCGACGTGGACGGCCGGGTCGAGCTGCTGCCCGCCGGCGAGGTGGGCGAGGTCGTCATCCGGGGCCACAACGTCATGGCCGGCTACCTGAACCGGCCGGAGGCCACGGCCGAGGTCCTGGTGGACGGCTGGTTCCGCTCGGGCGACCTGGGCAGGAAGGACGAGGACGGCTATCTGTCCATAGTGGACCGCAAGAAGGACGTGGTGCTGCGCGGCGGGTACAACGTGTACCCGCGCGAGGTCGAGGAAGTCCTGATGCGCCACCCGGCCGTCGCGCAGGTGGCGGTCATCGGCGTTCCGCACCCCACGCACGGCGAGGAGGTTTGCGCGGTGGTGCTCCCGGCGCCGGGAGCGCGGCCGGGCGCCGATCTCGGGGTGGAGATCGAGACGTGGAGCAAGGCGCGGATGGCGCCCTACAAGTACCCGCGCCGGGTGGAGTTCGTCGACGGGTTCCCGCTCGGGGTGGGCGGCAAGGTGCTCAAACGCGAGCTGGTGGCCCGCTTCGCCCGCTGA
- a CDS encoding LLM class flavin-dependent oxidoreductase, which produces MDRIGFGAFLSPLHPLGEDPSLSLWRDLELAEWLDQLGYDELWVGEHHSAGWGTISSPELFIATAAERTRHIRLGTGVVSLPYHHPFMVASRAVQLDQLTRGRFTLGVGAGSIPTDMHLLGIDPADTRRRTAEALDVIHKLLHDTVPVTVRTDWFEVRDARLQLRPHSPAGLPMAVSSAVSPFGMRLAGQYGISPISFGIPPRPGSRIGDLVGQWQHAEAAAAEHGRKLDRGDWRVALSVHVSDSREQALDEIVDGWMRYRNEYWALLGAPRVHSRAEARKALEELIDRRGSVIGSVDDCVQAIRDVQDETGGFGRLLVTVLDWADRSALKRSFELLARFVAPKFNGSLGGVTESYGRAVSKALELAAR; this is translated from the coding sequence ATGGACCGGATCGGCTTCGGCGCCTTCCTCTCCCCCCTCCACCCGCTCGGCGAGGACCCGTCGCTGAGCCTGTGGCGCGACCTCGAACTGGCCGAATGGCTCGACCAGCTCGGCTACGACGAGCTGTGGGTCGGCGAACACCACTCGGCGGGCTGGGGCACGATCAGCTCACCCGAGCTGTTCATCGCCACGGCGGCCGAGCGGACCCGGCACATCCGGCTCGGGACCGGCGTGGTCAGCCTGCCCTACCACCACCCGTTCATGGTCGCCTCGCGAGCCGTCCAGCTCGACCAGCTGACGCGCGGGCGGTTCACGCTGGGCGTCGGGGCCGGGTCGATCCCGACCGACATGCACCTGCTGGGCATCGACCCGGCGGACACGCGACGGCGCACCGCCGAGGCCCTCGACGTGATCCACAAGCTGCTCCACGACACCGTGCCGGTGACCGTGCGCACCGACTGGTTCGAGGTGCGGGACGCCCGGTTGCAGTTGCGTCCCCACTCGCCGGCGGGACTGCCGATGGCGGTGTCCAGCGCGGTCTCCCCGTTCGGCATGCGGCTCGCGGGCCAGTACGGCATCAGCCCGATCTCCTTCGGCATCCCGCCGCGGCCGGGCAGCCGGATCGGCGACCTGGTCGGGCAGTGGCAGCACGCCGAGGCGGCGGCGGCCGAGCACGGCCGGAAGCTCGACCGCGGCGACTGGCGGGTGGCGCTGTCGGTGCACGTGTCCGACAGCCGCGAGCAGGCCCTGGACGAGATCGTGGACGGCTGGATGCGGTACCGCAACGAGTACTGGGCCCTGCTCGGCGCACCGCGGGTGCACTCCCGGGCGGAGGCGCGCAAGGCGCTGGAGGAGCTGATCGACCGGCGTGGCAGCGTCATCGGCTCGGTCGACGACTGCGTCCAGGCCATCCGGGACGTGCAGGACGAGACGGGCGGGTTCGGGCGGCTGCTGGTCACCGTCCTGGACTGGGCGGACCGGAGCGCGCTCAAGCGCAGCTTCGAGCTGCTCGCCAGGTTCGTCGCACCGAAGTTCAACGGCTCGCTCGGCGGAGTCACCGAGTCCTACGGTCGGGCCGTCTCCAAAGCCCTGGAGCTCGCCGCACGGTGA